The Streptomyces sp. NBC_00162 genome window below encodes:
- a CDS encoding response regulator transcription factor — protein sequence MRVLIAEDSALLRMGMQRLLEDEGIEVVASLGDVTDVLQVITECEPDVAIMDVRMPPTHTDEGIRAARDIQRRCPGTAVLVLSQYVEYEYAKDLVRDARGGTGYLLKQRVGSIDDFLTALERVVAGETVLDAEIYKKFIGNPHERRAAELLTNRERQVMELVATGLSNTGIMARLDISERAVEKHVTAILSKLQIPSSGEGNRRVLAVLDYLRGMGQDSVA from the coding sequence GTGCGCGTCCTGATCGCCGAAGATTCCGCGCTCCTGCGCATGGGAATGCAGCGGCTGCTGGAGGACGAGGGAATCGAGGTCGTCGCATCGCTGGGCGATGTGACCGACGTCCTCCAGGTGATCACCGAGTGCGAACCCGATGTGGCGATCATGGACGTCCGCATGCCGCCCACCCACACCGACGAGGGCATCAGGGCGGCGCGGGACATCCAGCGGCGATGTCCCGGCACCGCCGTCCTGGTGCTCTCGCAGTACGTCGAGTACGAATACGCCAAGGACCTGGTCCGCGACGCCCGCGGCGGCACCGGCTACCTGCTGAAGCAACGGGTGGGCAGCATCGACGACTTCCTCACCGCGCTGGAGCGGGTGGTGGCCGGTGAGACCGTCCTGGACGCCGAGATATACAAGAAGTTCATCGGGAACCCGCACGAGCGGCGGGCCGCGGAACTCCTCACCAACCGGGAGCGCCAGGTCATGGAACTCGTGGCGACGGGCCTGTCCAACACGGGAATCATGGCCCGGCTGGACATATCCGAGCGCGCCGTGGAGAAACACGTCACCGCGATCCTGAGCAAACTGCAGATCCCGAGTTCGGGAGAGGGCAACCGGCGCGTCCTCGCGGTCCTGGACTATCTGCGGGGAATGGGACAGGACAGCGTCGCCTGA
- a CDS encoding sensor histidine kinase — protein MGGLVTDSSTTRSRQSVQSKVAAGAIYLSVGSLVGVLLVPLTLVAIALRVLSLCLAVLPLAGALFVRAMMKAVRRALPHAGPEPAPAPPAGPTWRSAWHWVAGVTPGGLLGIPLLRAAADLERLLAAAVLQTSAADGTGASGGTVGKPAAAPRRRGAAVWGDLGYLGLLLLGLIWLMPVLALSLPVVAFVVSLPFGRTEQLSFGEGNTIVVEGAATRIGVGLGAAVLFVLLVMLLFWLGRLRARLVRRILGRVDEDERLRREVLAEQQRIAALRVNDADYRRIERDLHDGAQARLAAVMMRISQVTRRPGRSAEDLRKVLEETHHEIDQALDEIRDLVHGIQPPILSDRGLRAAVAALTDKFYVPVRMDCTLERRPAVNVEAAAYFIIAESLTNAVKHASPTVITVSLAQEGNHLVAVVTDDGVGGATPQGGTGVRGMADRATALNGEVVLTSPAGGPTTVRVVLPWSPAGL, from the coding sequence ATGGGCGGGCTCGTCACGGACTCCTCAACCACCCGGTCCAGGCAGTCCGTTCAGTCGAAGGTCGCGGCCGGGGCCATCTACCTCTCCGTCGGCAGCCTCGTCGGTGTCCTGCTGGTGCCGCTCACCCTGGTCGCGATCGCGCTGCGGGTGCTCTCCCTCTGCCTCGCCGTCCTGCCGCTGGCCGGGGCGCTGTTCGTCAGGGCGATGATGAAGGCGGTGCGCCGGGCCCTGCCGCACGCCGGTCCGGAACCCGCGCCGGCCCCGCCTGCGGGACCGACGTGGCGCAGCGCCTGGCACTGGGTGGCCGGTGTCACTCCGGGCGGCCTGCTCGGCATACCGCTGCTGCGCGCGGCCGCCGACCTGGAACGCCTGCTGGCGGCCGCGGTCCTGCAGACCTCGGCGGCCGACGGTACCGGCGCGAGCGGCGGTACCGTCGGGAAGCCGGCAGCGGCACCCCGGCGGCGGGGCGCCGCCGTGTGGGGGGACCTCGGGTATCTCGGCCTCCTCCTGCTCGGCCTGATCTGGCTGATGCCCGTCCTCGCGCTGTCGCTGCCCGTGGTCGCCTTCGTGGTGAGCCTGCCGTTCGGCCGCACCGAGCAACTGTCCTTCGGCGAGGGCAACACGATCGTCGTCGAAGGCGCGGCGACCCGGATCGGCGTGGGGCTGGGCGCCGCCGTCCTCTTCGTCCTGCTCGTCATGCTGCTCTTCTGGCTGGGCAGGCTGCGGGCGCGGCTGGTGCGCAGGATCCTCGGCCGGGTCGACGAGGACGAGCGCCTGAGGCGCGAGGTGCTGGCCGAACAGCAGCGGATCGCCGCGCTGCGGGTCAACGACGCCGACTACCGCAGGATCGAGCGCGACCTGCACGACGGGGCCCAGGCCCGGCTGGCCGCCGTCATGATGCGCATCTCGCAGGTCACCCGCCGCCCCGGCCGCAGCGCCGAGGACCTGCGGAAGGTGCTGGAGGAGACGCATCACGAGATCGACCAGGCACTCGACGAGATCCGCGACCTGGTGCACGGGATCCAGCCGCCGATCCTGAGCGACCGCGGACTGCGTGCGGCCGTCGCCGCCCTCACCGACAAGTTCTACGTCCCGGTGCGGATGGACTGCACGCTGGAGCGCCGTCCGGCCGTCAACGTCGAGGCGGCGGCCTACTTCATCATCGCGGAATCCCTGACGAACGCCGTCAAGCACGCCTCGCCCACCGTCATCACGGTGTCGCTGGCGCAGGAGGGGAACCACCTGGTCGCCGTCGTCACGGACGACGGGGTGGGGGGCGCCACCCCGCAGGGGGGAACCGGGGTGCGCGGCATGGCGGACCGGGCCACGGCACTGAACGGCGAGGTCGTGCTCACCAGCCCGGCCGGGGGGCCCACCACCGTCCGCGTGGTTCTCCCGTGGTCGCCCGCCGGCCTGTGA